Proteins from a single region of Neodiprion virginianus isolate iyNeoVirg1 chromosome 4, iyNeoVirg1.1, whole genome shotgun sequence:
- the LOC124303482 gene encoding uncharacterized protein LOC124303482 isoform X1 translates to MISRVSLGINVGILLTLLILGALFSLPLKLLLDTNRETGGFDEQERGRSADELPQADYRRMKLCGNPDYKSLAKLVHLSNYDGNCTKPKRPDGEKSRGRFAAERYAKRFAEDTSDQQNVSTHQKNSISIAGHILAVLLVGSAVAALVEVLRVRLFAAVKRSDGGVATVARKSSLVDLAQRRAVRKETVQAQKSFEIQGMMHRSPLRLLAARPPPLLRRSSFPAQCLGKKDQVPISTTVNTGRLSRRPSFVIDSEEDVTVLTDTSRRRCRLIRRH, encoded by the exons ATGATCAGCCGTGTGTCGCTTGGCATAAACGTCGGCATACTCTTAACGCTCTTGATACTTGGCGCGCTGTTTTCACTGCCGCTGAAGCTGCTGCTTGATACGAATCGCGAAACGGGTGGATTTGACGAGCAGGAACGAGGGAGATCCGCTGATGAACTACCGCAAGCGGATTACCGAAGGATGAAGCTCTGCGGGAACCCCGACTACAAATCCCTAGCGAAGTTGGTACACCTCAGCAACTACGATGGAAACTGCACCAAACCAAAGCGTCCTGATGGCGAGAAATCGAGGGGACGATTCGCCGCTGAAAGATACGCCAAAAGATTTGCGGAAGACACGAGCGATCAGCAAAACGTGAGCACTCATCAGAAGAATTCCATCTCCATAGCGGGTCATATCCTCGCTGTCTTGCTGGTCGGTTCGGCGGTTGCTGCGCTGGTCGAAGTTCTGCGAGTTCGTCTTTTTGCGGCAGTCAAG CGTTCCGACGGCGGCGTCGCGACTGTAGCGAGGAAATCATCCCTCGTCGATTTAGCCCAGAGACGAGCCGTTCGCAAGGAGACGGTTCAGGCCCAGAAGTCCTTCGAAATCCAGGGTATGATGCATCGATCCCCGCTTCGTTTGCTCG CTGCCCGGCCACCCCCACTGCTTCGTCGGTCGTCATTTCCAGCTCAGTGCCTGGGTAAGAAGGATCAGGTCCCGATTTCGACAACCGTGAACACGGGCCGGCTGTCTAGAAGACCGTCGTTCGTCATCGACTCGGAAGAGGACGTAACCGTTTTGACGGACACTTCGCGACGTCGTTGTCGTCTGATTAGGCGtcattga
- the LOC124303482 gene encoding uncharacterized protein LOC124303482 isoform X2: protein MISRVSLGINVGILLTLLILGALFSLPLKLLLDTNRETGGFDEQERGRSADELPQADYRRMKLCGNPDYKSLAKLVHLSNYDGNCTKPKRPDGEKSRGRFAAERYAKRFAEDTSDQQNVSTHQKNSISIAGHILAVLLVGSAVAALVEVLRVRLFAAVKRSDGGVATVARKSSLVDLAQRRAVRKETVQAQKSFEIQAARPPPLLRRSSFPAQCLGKKDQVPISTTVNTGRLSRRPSFVIDSEEDVTVLTDTSRRRCRLIRRH from the exons ATGATCAGCCGTGTGTCGCTTGGCATAAACGTCGGCATACTCTTAACGCTCTTGATACTTGGCGCGCTGTTTTCACTGCCGCTGAAGCTGCTGCTTGATACGAATCGCGAAACGGGTGGATTTGACGAGCAGGAACGAGGGAGATCCGCTGATGAACTACCGCAAGCGGATTACCGAAGGATGAAGCTCTGCGGGAACCCCGACTACAAATCCCTAGCGAAGTTGGTACACCTCAGCAACTACGATGGAAACTGCACCAAACCAAAGCGTCCTGATGGCGAGAAATCGAGGGGACGATTCGCCGCTGAAAGATACGCCAAAAGATTTGCGGAAGACACGAGCGATCAGCAAAACGTGAGCACTCATCAGAAGAATTCCATCTCCATAGCGGGTCATATCCTCGCTGTCTTGCTGGTCGGTTCGGCGGTTGCTGCGCTGGTCGAAGTTCTGCGAGTTCGTCTTTTTGCGGCAGTCAAG CGTTCCGACGGCGGCGTCGCGACTGTAGCGAGGAAATCATCCCTCGTCGATTTAGCCCAGAGACGAGCCGTTCGCAAGGAGACGGTTCAGGCCCAGAAGTCCTTCGAAATCCAGG CTGCCCGGCCACCCCCACTGCTTCGTCGGTCGTCATTTCCAGCTCAGTGCCTGGGTAAGAAGGATCAGGTCCCGATTTCGACAACCGTGAACACGGGCCGGCTGTCTAGAAGACCGTCGTTCGTCATCGACTCGGAAGAGGACGTAACCGTTTTGACGGACACTTCGCGACGTCGTTGTCGTCTGATTAGGCGtcattga
- the LOC124303482 gene encoding uncharacterized protein LOC124303482 isoform X3: MISRVSLGINVGILLTLLILGALFSLPLKLLLDTNRETGGFDEQERGRSADELPQADYRRMKLCGNPDYKSLAKLVHLSNYDGNCTKPKRPDGEKSRGRFAAERYAKRFAEDTSDQQNVSTHQKNSISIAGHILAVLLVGSAVAALVEVLRVRLFAAVKRSDGGVATVARKSSLVDLAQRRAVRKETVQAQKSFEIQGMMHRSPLRLLERRIRSGRAEI, from the exons ATGATCAGCCGTGTGTCGCTTGGCATAAACGTCGGCATACTCTTAACGCTCTTGATACTTGGCGCGCTGTTTTCACTGCCGCTGAAGCTGCTGCTTGATACGAATCGCGAAACGGGTGGATTTGACGAGCAGGAACGAGGGAGATCCGCTGATGAACTACCGCAAGCGGATTACCGAAGGATGAAGCTCTGCGGGAACCCCGACTACAAATCCCTAGCGAAGTTGGTACACCTCAGCAACTACGATGGAAACTGCACCAAACCAAAGCGTCCTGATGGCGAGAAATCGAGGGGACGATTCGCCGCTGAAAGATACGCCAAAAGATTTGCGGAAGACACGAGCGATCAGCAAAACGTGAGCACTCATCAGAAGAATTCCATCTCCATAGCGGGTCATATCCTCGCTGTCTTGCTGGTCGGTTCGGCGGTTGCTGCGCTGGTCGAAGTTCTGCGAGTTCGTCTTTTTGCGGCAGTCAAG CGTTCCGACGGCGGCGTCGCGACTGTAGCGAGGAAATCATCCCTCGTCGATTTAGCCCAGAGACGAGCCGTTCGCAAGGAGACGGTTCAGGCCCAGAAGTCCTTCGAAATCCAGGGTATGATGCATCGATCCCCGCTTCGTTTGCTCG AGCGCAGGATACGCTCCGGACGTGCTGAAATATAA